A segment of the Candidatus Glassbacteria bacterium genome:
TGGCGAGCAGGATACCGTTCAGGCAGGCGTTGAAAGACCAGGTTCTGGTTGTTGACGGGGCGATGGGGACGCAGATTTACGCCCACGGGGTGCATCTCAGCCGCTGTTTCGACGAGATAAACCTGTCGAACCCCTACCTGATCAGCAAGATCCACCACGATTATATCGATGCCGGGGCGCGGGTGATCGAGACCAATACGTTCGGTGCCAGCCGGGTCAAGCTCGACCGTTACACCCTGGGCGACAGGATCGGCGAGGTGATCGCCGCCGGCTGCAAGCTGGCGCTCGACGCCGCCAGGGACACCGGGGTCTGGGTCTACGTGGCCGGCTCGATAGGTCCCCTCGGCTTGCGCCTGGACCACAAGGAGGGTATCTCCGCGGCCGAGGCCGGCGAGGCTTTCGAAGAGCAGGCGGGCCTGCTGCTTGAGAACGGGGTCGATCTGCTGATACTCGAAACATTTGGTGACCCGGCAGAACTTGAGTTGGCCCTGGCTTCGGCGCGAAAAGCGAGCAGTGATTTACCGGTGGTCGTCAGCGCGGTGTTCGACGAAAAAGTGCTGGTGCAGGGCCGCACCCCGGAAGAGTTGCTAAAGATGCTGCTGCCCCACAAACCCGACGCGGCGGGGCTCAACTGCCGCCTCAGTATCGACAGGATGCTGCCGGTCCTGGAGCGGATGCACCGGGCGGCCGGGATCCCGCTGATCGCCATGGCCGACGCCGGCCAGAGCAGGGTGGTCGAGGACCGGGATATCTATATCAGCACCCCGGAGTTCGTGGCCGAGCATGCCCGCCGCGCGATCCAGGGCGCGGGCGTGAAAATGATCGGCGGTTGCTGCGGCACCAATCCCGCCCATATCCGGGCGATCGCAGCCACGGTGCGGATGCTCCAGCCGGGCGCGGGCAAGATCGTGGTCACCGAACGCGCCGTCGGAGGTGACGGCGGCCCGAAAGTAGAACTTACTCCCTGGCAGGAGAAAACCCCGTTTGCGGCCAAGCTGGCCGCAGGGAAATTTGTCAGCAGCGTGGAGATCAGGCCGCCCAGGGGGCTTGACGACAGCGGGATCACCGGGGCGCTCGCGGGCCTGGCCGCGGCGGGAGTGGATGCGATGAATATCCCCGACGGTCCCCGCGCTACCGCACGCATGCACCCGGTGCATATCGCCAGCCGGCTCAACACCGAGCCGGACAGGATCGAGGTGATAGTCCACTACACTTGCCGCGACCGCAACCTGCTGGGCATGCAGGCCGACCTGCTGGGCGCCTGGAAACTCGGTCAGCGCAATATCCTGGCGGTCACCGGCGATCCGCCCAAGCTGGGCGATTACCCGGACGCCACCGCCGTGTTCGATGTGGATTCTATCGGGCTGATCGGCATCCTCAACCGGCTTAACCACGGCGAGGACCTGGCCGGCCGTCCCCTCGGTGAGCCGACCTGTTTCCTGATCGGTGCGGGCTGCAACCCGGCCGCAATTGATCCGGGCAGGGAGGTCGAGCGGCTGTGGGCCAAAATCGAAGCCGGGGCGGAGTACGTGTTCACCCAGCCGGTGTTCGAGCAGGAGCTGCTGGACAGTTTCCTGCACAAAGCCGGCAAGCTGCCCGTGCCCGTGCTGGCCGGCTACTACCCGCTCTACAGCTTCAACAACGCCGAGTTCCTGCACAACGAGGTGCCGGGGATGACGATCCCGGACCATGTCCGCGCCCGGATGAAAGCGGCAAAGTCCAAGGAAGCGGCCCGGCGGACCGGGGTGGAGATCGCCCGCGAGGCCCTGGAGTCGATTCACACCCGGGTGCAGGGCGCTTATATCATGCCCCCGTTCGACAAGTGGGAGCTGGCCGTGGCCGTGCTGGAGGGCTTTATCGACAAGCCGGCCGCGGCCGCGGTGAAACAGGAGGCGGCCAATGAGTAAAATCGAAACGAAAAAAATGACGCCCGAAGAGGCCCGCAAGCTGGGGATCGACTCCTGGAGCCGCTGGGAATGCGGGCCGTCGACTTTCGACTGGTGCTACCCCGACACGGAAACCGCCTACGTGTTCGAGGGCGACGTGATTGTCACCACGCCGGATGGGGAGACTCATATCACCGGCGGAATGCTGGTCACGTTCCCGGCGGGCCTGAGCTGCACCTGGGAGGTGCGGGAGAAGATCAGCAAGGTGTATACGTTCGGTTTAAGCGAAAAATAAAAGTCCGCAACAAGATGTAATCGATTGACATTGCCCGCCTTAGGGGATTATCTATCAAACAGGGCATGTAAAGTTGAGGAAAGAGGGTTATTTCCTTGACTGATCGCTTGCTTCGGCTTAGAATATCATTGGTGCATGTAAGTCATGCATGATATGTATGGCAAATGCACCAGCGGTTCCCGATAACCCACAGGAAAGCGCAGGCCATGAGACTCCGCTCTGTCGAAATTAACGGCTTCAAATCGTTCTCTAGCAAGGTCACTCTCCAGTTCCCGACCGGGATTACCGCTATTGTCGGGCCCAACGGCTGCGGCAAGACCAACGTGATCGAATCGATCCGCTGGGTGCTGGGTGAGCAGAACGCCAGGGCCCTGCGCGGCGAGCGGATGGAAGAGGTGATCTTCAACGGAACCGCCCAGAAAAAACCGCTGGGGATGGCCGAGGTGCGACTTAATTTCGACGACCCCGAGCGGACGATGGGCCTGGAGGGCGAGGAATTCACGATCGGCCGCCAGATTTTCCGCTCCGGCGAGAGCAACTATATGATCAACAGGAATCCCTGCCTTCTCAAGGACGTCCAGGACCTGTTCATGGACACCGGCATGGGCAGCAACGCCTACTCGATGATCGAGCAGAAGATGGTCGAGGCGATCCTCTCGGAACGCGCCGAGGAACGCCGCTTCCTGTTCGAGGAGGCCGCCGGGATCCAGAAATACAAGCAGCGCCGCCGGTTCGCGATGCGCAAGCTCGAGGCCACCGAGGGCGACCTGCAGCGGATCGAGGACATTGTCGGCGAGGTCCAGCGCTCGGTCAACAGCCTGGGACGCCAGGTCAGCAAGGCCCGCCGGTATAAGAAACTGAGCGGGAAACTGCGCCGGGTGGCGGTGACCCTGGCCTGCGATGAGCTGGCGCGTCTCGGCAAGGAAGAGGAACCGCTGTCCGCCCGCCTGGAAGAACTCCGCGACCGGATTGCCGGCCTCAGCGCCCGCGAGGCTACCCTGGCAGCGCGCAGCGAGGAACTCCACGCCAATATCAACCACCGCCGCAACGAGGCGGAACAGGTGTTCTCAGCCCTCGGCGAGTTGAACCGGAAAATCCGGGAGGCCGAGGACGAGCAGACCGTGATCGGCGAGAAGAAAATCGCCGGACGTCAGTGGATCGAGGAGAGCGGCGGCAGGCTCGAAAGCTTGCGGGAAAATATCGACAAGCGCACTCAAGAACTCGAGGAGCACTCCGCCCGTCTGGAGGCACTCCGCCGCGAGGTGGCAGTCTGTGAGGAAGAGCACGCCGTGGCCCGTCGCCGGGCCGTGGAAAAACGCGAGCAGACCGAGGCGGCCCGCAGCCGGCTGGCCGCGATCCAGGCCGAACGTGAGAGTCTGATGCAGCGCGTGGCGGCCTCCGGCAGCAAGGCAGAGGCCCTGGCCGATGCCGCCGCCTACGAGCAGAACCGCGCTGCGAGCGCGAAAGAGCGTGCGGCGGAACTTGAAACGCAGTTGGCCGAGGCGGTAAAAAAACTCGAAGACGCGCGCAAGTTGGAGCAGGGGACCGTCGAAAACCTGAAAGCCGGCAGGGCCGCAATCGATGAGAAGGCCGGGGAACTGGACCGGCTGCGCGGGGAAATCGATTCCCTCAAAGAGAAGCTGTCCGCGGCCGGGGTCCGTCGCGACCGCCTGAGCGCCGAGAGTGAACTGCTCGAGCGTCTGCAGCGGGAGATGGAGGGGTTCGGCGAGGGTGTGCGGGAACTGCTGTCCGGCAACAGCAGTCCCGAGGGTCTGGAAACGGTCGCCGCCGAGGTGTTCACCACCGATTCCCGCTACGAGTGCGCCGTCGAGGCGGCGCTGGGAATGCGCCTGCAGAGTATTATCACCCGTGACACCGATGCCATGCTGCAGGCTATCGGTAAGCTCCGCGACTCGGGCGGCGGCGTGGCCACGTTTATCAGCCGCGACCTGGTCAACGGTTACCGGGGCAACGGCCTGCGTCCGGCTGGAGAAGTGGTGGCATTCTGCGAGGAAGTTGTCAGTTGCGATCCCGCCTACGAATTCCTCCGCAAGCTGCTGTTCGGCGGCGTGGCGATAGTCGAGAACCTGGAAGCGGCAATCGCCCTGCAGAAGCAAAACGACAAGCCTCTTCACCTGGTGACCCTGAACGGCGAAACCATACAGGACTACGCTGTCTCGGGCGGAGACGTGTCGGGTAAGCAAGCCGGGACCGCGCTGTTGACGCGTAAGCGGCGGATCGAGGAGATCGAGGCGGAGCTGGCGACAGCGTTGGCCGAGGTTGAGCAGTTGCAGAGTGATCTCGACGCCGGACAGGATACCTGCCGTCAGGCCGTGGAGGAGCGCGACCGCCTCGGGCAACAGCGGGCCGAGCTGGAGGAGGAGCTTGGCCGCCTGCGTTCGGAAAGCACCCGTCTGGAGCTGGATGCCGGCGCAGTGCGCACTGAAGGGGATTCCGCGGCCGGCCAGGCGACCCAGGCGCTGGAAAAATCGTCACAGCTGGCCGCAGAGCGCAGTGACCTGTTGGAGAAAGGTAAGGCGGCGCAAACCGAGCTGGCCAGTTACGAGCAAAAAATAGAGGATTCCCGCAGTAGCGTGGAGAGTGCGGAGCAGGTCCGTCAGGAGGACGGCGAGAACCTTCAGGAAGTGGGTATGCGCCTTACCGAGCGGCGCACCAGGCTGGGGGAACTGGAGAACAGTTACAGCCTGCTGGAACGGGAACACCGCACGGCGTCCGGTGAGTCGGAACGCCTGGAGCAGGAACTAGCGGGCCGGCATGAATTGCTGGCTCAACTGGACGCGCGCGAGGAAGAACTAAAGGCGCAACTTGACGAATCTTTCGGCAGACGGCAGGGGCTGCTCAAGGAGAGGGACGCCCACGAGCAGGGACTCAGCGGACTCCAGGCCGAGATTGGCGAGATCGACGGGACCCTGAACTCCATCCGCCGCGAACGCGAGCAGGCCAACGAGGACCGTCACCAACGGGAGCTGGAGCTGGAGCGGATCAACTCGCGTCGCTCATCGATTACCGAGCGCGTGCACGACAATTTCGGCCTCGCCATGGACAACCTGCCCGTCGATTTCGAATATTTCCCCAACGAGGAGGAGGCCGCCGGGCAGGAGACAGCCGACGCCGGACTGGTGGAAGAACTGCAGGAAAAGGTCCGCAAACTGGGACCGGTCAATGTGCTGGCAATCGAGGAATACGACCAGGAAAAAGAGCGTCTCGATTTCCTGACCAGGCAGCGCGACGACCTGGTGAGTGCACGCTCCAGCCTGCTCAAGCTGATCGAGGAAATCAACAGGACCGCCCGCGAGCGTTTTCTCGATACGTTCGCCAAGGTGCAGAACAATTTCCAGGATATCTTCACGTCGCTCTTCGAGGGCGGACAGGCGCATATCAGTCTGGCCGACGAGGACGATCCGCTGGAAAGCCCGATCGAGGTGATCGCCCGTCCGCGCGGCAAGAAGATGCTGGGCCTGAACTTGCTCTCCGGCGGTGAAAAAGCGCTGACTGCCCTGGCTCTGCTGTTCGCGATCTATACGGTCAAGCCATCGCCGTTCTGTATTCTCGACGAGGCTGACGCCCCGTTGGATGACGCCAATATCGACCGCTTTCTGACCATCATCCGCCGCTACGCGCGCAACACCCAGTTCATCATCGTTACCCACAACAAGCGGACCATGGAGTTCGCCGACTGCCTTTATGGTGTGACAATGCAGGATGCGGGTGTTTCCAAAGTAGTTTCCGTGAGCCTGTCGCAGGTGGGCGAGGGCGGACGGATCGAGCAGCCCGAACATCAACCCGTGGGCTGACGGCCACTCAGTAAAATCCGCTGAAACTTTTTCCCCGAAATCCGGTTTGACAATTTGTAAGCCGGTATATGCAGTTGTCTTTCCCGAATCCAAAATGTAACCTTTTAAATTTCAGTATGTTATAACAAACATATTGCGTCTTTTGCGATTTTGATTTATTATTGTCAATTCTGTCCAGACTCCATCATCCCGAGGGACCGCACTTGGGCATCATGCCGAAAGTAGTCAAGGGCTTCAAAGAAGAAACCAGCACAATCAGCTATCCCGAGGCAATCGATGAGGCGGGACGCTGCTATTTATGCCACGACGCCCCCTGCCGCGAAGCCTCGCCCGTGCTGACCGATGTGGCCGGGTTTATCTCCCGGATGCGTTCGCGAAATTTCCGCGGCGCCTTGCGGCTGATCAAGGAAACCAATTTATTCCCCGGAATCACCTGCAGGGTCAGCCCGTACGATGAGCAGGGCGAGGCGGCCTGCCTGCATAGAAAATATGGCGGACCGGTCAGGATCGCCGAGCTGGAGCGGGTGCTGGCCGACTACGACCGCAAATCCAAACGGCCCTACCTTCCCGAGGTGCCCGAAAGTATCGGCAAGAACGTGGCCATTGTCGGCAGCGGCCCCACGGGACTGAGCGCGGCGGCGGAGCTGGTGCTCAACGGCTGCAAGGTGATTATCTACGAGGCGGCCAGGGTAGCCGGCGGCGTATTTACCAAAGGTGTGCCCAGTTACCTGATCAGTGATGAGGTGATCGACCACGAAGTCGGCAGCGTGCTGTCGCTGGGGGTCGACCTGGTCACCGGGATCAATGCCGGGGAGAGTATCAACCTCACCAGCATAAAGCAGAGTTTCGACGCCCTGCTGCTGACAATCGGGATGGGCCGGGCCAAACGCCTGGATCTCGAAAGCTGCAAGAAAGCGGGTATTTTCACCGGCGTGGAAATTCTGGAGTCGATGAAACTCAAGGAAAAAAGACTGCGGCTGGGCGAGAAGATTTTGATCGTCGGCGGCGGCAATGTCAGTATGGATGCGGCGGCCGCTCTGCTCAAGCTCGAGATCGAGGGAGTGACCGTGATCTACCGCCGCGACCGGGAGCAGATGCCGGTGTTCGAGTCCAGGTTCAACATGGCCCGGCACAACGGGATGAAAATCATGTACCGCACGGTCCTGGAAAAGATCAAATGCAATGATCTGGGAATAATCGAGAGCGTCGTGCTGAAGAAGACCGAACTGAAGGAAAAGGACGAGGGCAAGGTGGTGGCGGAAGTGATTTCTGGCAGCGAGTTCGAAATGGAAGCCGACACGGTGATCTACGCTATCGGCCAGCAGCTCGACCGGGACCTGGTGGACCAGTTCAGTCTCGAAACCGGCGGGGACGGCAGGATCAAGGTAAAGCCGGAAACAAACCAGACGAGCGACCCGTTTATTTATGCGGCCGGAAGCTGTGTCGAACGGATAAACACGATCACCACCGCAATTGCCAAGGGACAACAGGTTGCGCGCAAATTGGTGCGCAACATGCTGGAAGAAGATAACCGAAAGTAACCATCCCGCACACCGTCGCGCCGCGCCGGAGTGTTCTCTCACCAGGAAACAGTCATGGACGTCAATCTCAAGGTCAAGTTCTGCGGTGTAAATCTTGTCAACCCGTTTATCGTTTCACAGGTGCCGCCAAACGGTGAGTTGGAAACGATTAAATCCCAACTCGCTGCCGGTTGGGGAGGTGTCCTGCTGCGCAGCGCGAGCCTGAATGTCGATCCCAAAAAGCAGACAGCCGCCAAGATGCGCCAGAACGCCCCGCTCTACCGGGGGGTTGACTACGAGGAAAAGAGGGCTATCGACCTGGGATGGATCGAACCCGAGGTGCCGATGACGGTCGAGGAGGCCGAGTCGGTGATCGGCATCCTGAAAGAGGAGTACCCGGACCGGACCGTGATCGGCTCGATGGTGGGCCGCAGCCGCGATGAGTGGTTGAAAGTCAGCCGCCGCCTGAGCCAGGCCGGAGCCGATATTATCGAGTGCGACTTTTCGATTCCAGCCGAGGAAGAAAACCCGGTTGGTCCCCGGATTGCCGACGATATCAGGCTGATGGAAAAAGCGGCCCGTTATGTGCGCGGGGGAGCGCGCAATACGCCGATCATGTTTAAAATTCCCGGCATGCTCGATGAGAAGGAACAGGTGGTGGATGTGCTAAAGGCGGCCGACGCCGAGGGAATTAACCTGTTCTACGAGCCGAAAGGTGTGCCGGGGATCAACCTGACCAACTTCGTCCCCTTCCCCAACGTGGGGGCCAAGAGCACGCTCAGCGTGATGGGCGGTTCCGGGACCAAGCCATATACGCTCGGAGTGCTGGCCGAATGGGGCAAGATCAACAAGGGACTGGACGTTTCAGCGCTGGGCGGGGCCTATGACTGGCGCGACTGCGTGGAGTATATCCTGATGGGCGCGCGGCTGATCCAGTTCCACGGGGCCGTGCTGCAGCGCGGCGTGCGCCTGGTTGACGACCTCCACAGCGGTGTGGGCGACTACCTGAACGAGAAAATGGTCTCCTCGCTCGACAAGCTGGTGGGTAAAAGCCTGCCGTTTTTCACCACTCCCGACAAGCTCCCCAGGAGCGGGCGCGTGGTTGCGGCTATCGATGACAAGGTCTGTATCCGCTGCGGCATCTGCTATCAGGCCTGCGAGAACCTGGGCTACCACGCGATCAGTCTCAACAACCAGCGCAAACCGTCGATCGACAAGAAGAATTGCATGGGCGACGGCCTGTGCGTGGCCTCGTGCCCGGTGTTCAACTGCATGAGCCTGCGACGGGTGTCATCCAAGTAGCGCACCCTGCCTGGTGTCACGTCGCTCCAGTTCCTGGTCTATCATCCGCACGGTTTCCCGCTTGCCGCCTCCGCACCAGCGTGGCCCCAGCAGACGGTTTCCCTGGATGTCGACCGCCAGCCGCTGAACCACCACCTCCGGCGGCAGCCGTTCCAGGAAATCGCAGACCAGACCGACATACTCCTCCTGCTCGAGCAGTTTAACCTCACCAGTGCGCCAGCTTTCAGCCAGCGCCGTAGCTTCCATCACGTGCAGGCAATGCAGTTTCACGGACTCCACACCGGAACTCGCCAGCAGCTTCGCCGTGGCCATCATCTGTTCCCGGCCCTCTCCCGGCAGGCCCAGGATGACGTGGGCGCAGACCGGCAGACCGCGCGACCGGGCGCGCTCCACGGCTGAGGCGAAATCCGCCACGGTATGGCCCCGGTTGATTTTGCGCAGGGTCCGGTCGCTGGCTGACTGGAGACCTAGTTCGAGCCAGGTCAGGTGGCGGTCGCGGTAGGAAGCCACCAGATCGAGTACATCCTCACCGGTGCAGTCCGGGCGGGTGGAGATAAACAGCCCGACGATTTCCGGGAACTCCAGGATGACATCGTATGTCGATTTTAAGCTCTCGAGCGGGGCGTGAGTATTACTGTAGGCCTGAAAGTAGGCGATAAATTTTTCCGCTTCGAATCTGCGTCCCATGTGCGCGATTCCGTCGCGCAGCTGCGTTTCCAGCGGAGGAGGAGCATCTTTCCGGCTGGTGTAGTGGCTGAAACTTTCGTTCTCGCAATACGAGCATCCGCCGGTGCCGCAGGTCCCGTCACGGTTAGGGCAGGTGAACCCGGCATCCAGGCCGATTTTATGCACCCGGCAGCCGAATATGTCGTGGAGGTAGGCGGAAAACGTGCGGTATCTTTTTTCGCTGTGAGGGTTGGCTGGCATAGGAATCGCCCGGAGAGTGTCAGGCGGGTGGCGACGGCGCTCCGGCTTCCTGCCCGGCCCGTTCGGAGCGGCCCTCGCGCTCGATAACCATGGCCCGGACACCGAGGTTGAACATCCTGTTGCGCAGGAACACGGCCTGCTCCTCGTTTTCGAACGCTCCCGAATAAAGGCGGTAGACCGGCGGACTTAGCGAGTCCTCGCGGGCCAGTTGGACCATGTAGGTGGGGATGAAATTGCTTTCCAGCCTGTCCATCACCGCCTGCAGCGAGTCCGGGTTGTGGGCCTCGGCAACCATCAAGGTCAACGGTGTGTGACGGGTGATTACGTCCTCGCCGCCGCTGGTGGGAATTCCTGCCTGACGAAGCGCCTGGCGCACGTCCTGGAAAGCCGTATCGCCCCTGCCGGCCGACTCGTACATCCCGACGTAAAGACGGTTCCAGTTGCCCAGGCTGTCCAGTTCCAGCGGCACTACATAGACGGTTTCCAGGCCGGACTGGCGCAGTCTGTCGCGGGCGGCCAGCGCATGCGGCAGATAACGGTAGGAGCCTATCTGGATTGAGTATCCCAGCTTGTCGTATACCGGCGCAGGGGGGATTCTGCTCAGTGAGTCAGCGAGTGCGGCGCTGTCGGCGGCTGCCTGGGCCGCGGCCCGTTCCCGCTCACGTTGCTCGGCGACTCCGGGGATAAAACTCGCCAGGCCGCTCAAGGCGGGGACATCGCGCACAAGTGTACTGACATATCCCTGTTTCCAGACGAAAAACAAGCCGAAACCCATAACCAGCAGGATGGTTACCAGCACCAGCGGCCTGCCGCGAGGCTTTGATTTCTTCTTCTTTTTCTTTTTAGCGGCGGCAGCGACCGGAGCCGCCCCGTCGACTTCGTCCAGTTCGTCGAGCGTGATGCCGCCATCGAGGTCATCTATCGCATCCGCGCTGGCAAGCAGTTCGTCCAGTTCATCGTCATCCGGTACGTCCGGCCCATCGCCTTCACCACCGGCAACCGCATCAGCGGGTTTCTCCTCGGCAGTTTCGGCGGCGGCTTCTTCTCCCGCGGCTTCTTCGCCGGCTTCCGCGGCCGGTTCAGCTTCTGCTCCAGTTTCGGCGGCGGCTTCTTCTCCCGCAGCTTCTTCGCCGGCTTCCACGGCCGGTTCAGCTTCTGCTCCAGGTTCGGCGGCGGCTTTTTCTCCCGCGGCTTCTTCGCCGGCTTCCGCGGCTGGTTCAGCTTCAGATTCGGCCGCCGGTTCCTCGGGCACCTCATCCAGTTCGGCCCCGGTTTCCTCATCGGCAGTCCCGGCGGCTTCCGCTTTTTCGGGAGCTTCAGCCTCGACAGCTTCTGTTTCCTCCTCGGCGGCTTCCGCTGCCTCCGCTCCGGCCTCTGCAGCTTCCGCTTCATCTGCCGCCCCGGCACTTGCCTCATCGAGAGGCTCCAGGTCATCGACTTCGAGTTCCTCGAGTTCCTCGGGCTTCAGTTCCTCGACCTCATCGATATCCTCTCTCTCCGCTTCGGCTTCAACCACCACCTCGGCAACAGCCTCATCCTCGACAGCTTCCCCGGCAGGCAGGTCCTCAGTTTCCGGGATTTCCTCCGCATCGAGTTCCCCGGCGGGAGCCTCTTCCGGTTGATCCGGTTCCTCTGTGGTTTCCTGCTGGTCGTCCGCACCGACAACCGCCGGTTCAGCCTCTGCTTCCCCGCCTGTGTCCCCGGTATCCTCGGCCAGTTCGCCTTCGCCCAGCGGATCGGTGTCCAGTTCGAGATCCGGTTCGGCGTCTTTCGGCTGGTCGGCGGTCTCGAGGAATTTATCGATCAGCACCTGCGCTTCCCCGTTCAGTTCGCTGCCCGTTTCAGCTGCGACCTGTTTTTCCTCCGCCGGCGGTTCAATGTCCTCATCGTCGAGTTCTTCATCAGTGAACAAAGCCTCGGCGTCAATTTCAGCCTCGGTATCTTCCGCTGATTCCGCGGCATCGGTTTCTTCCGTGACACCTTCCGCCAGAGCAGCTACCGCATCTTCGGGTTCCGCTTCTTCAGTCTCCCCGGATGGTTCTTCATCTGCGGCCGGAATTTCAGCAGCCTCTTCGACCGGTTCATCCTCAGCCGCCGGAGACTGCTCCGGCTCGTCGGGCGTTCCAGGTGCCGCCGCAACAGTTTCTTCCGGTTCCACGGCAGGCGTTTCGTCCGTTTCCTCCCCGGCCTCTTCGGTAACGTCATCCGCCAGAACCGGCGCTCCTGTTTCCGCGTCCTGTACGGCTGCTTCTTCCGCATCAGGCGGTTGTTCAGTACCGTCCTGTACTTGCCCATCTATCTCGCTCAGGTCCGGCAGCCGGCCTAACTCGACCGGAGCCGCTTCGATGCTTGCAGTCTCAGCCGGGGCTTTCTCGTCGTCGTCAAGAAACAGCAGTTCCTCAGGCAGGTATATTTCTTCGTCGTCCTCGTCGGCGGTCTGTCCGCTCCCGGCCAGTTCACCCTCGGACGGCTCGCTCAGGCCGGGCAGCTTGCCGCTGTCGAAAGTATCGGGTTTACCGGAGTCATCCTGGATATCGTCCAGCGGTTGCGATCCCGGCATTTTCTCCGCAGCCAGTGAAACATCCTCGGCGCTGAGTTGAGTCGGTTCCGCACCGGGGTGCTCATCGGGGACCACGTCCGCCGATTCTTCGGCGTCTAAATCTTCGCTAACCGGCGCCTCGACAAGAGTTTCATCCGTAGTCCGAGGTTCTGGAGTTTGTTCCGCATCCGCAAGCTGAGTGGGTGTTTCCCCGGTAAGGGTCTCGGGTTCCTCTGCAGAATCCTCCAGTTCCGGTTCTTCCTCTACCGGCGGCTCCGAATCGACCCAGACGAATCTCATCTCGGAACTCTCCGGCAGGCTGGCGGCCATTTTTTCCAGGATAGCGGGAAGACCCTGCTGGGCCTGTTGATCGAGGCGGCCGGAGAAAATCATCACCCTGTCGGCTTTGCCCAGAGCCGCCAGCGAAGAGAACTTGTCCGCCGGCGGTCCGAGCAGGATCACTGTACCGCTTTCCGTCCCGGCCGCCAGCTCATCGATCAGGCTGTCCCAACCGCTGCCGGAGTAGATTTCGCCGGCGCGGGGGGTGAACGTGCCCGGAGCGAGGATTTTCAGTGAACTGTCGGAGGAGCTTTGGGAGAGAATCCGGTCAGGACTGACCCCGTAGAGGAAATGGTCGCTCAAACCCTCGCCGCCCGTGTGGCCCAGCAACCCGGTATGTGGTTCGGCGATATCCATGTCCACCACGACATTTTCGCCGCCTGTGGTGGCGATACCGCGGAAGGCGTTTTCGAGGGATTGGCGGGCAGCGGGAGAGGAGTTGAGCGGCAGCAGAGCGATAACCCTGGCATTACCGGTCGCCTGCACTCCGGCCGCGGCCAGTTCATCCTGATCGGCAGCGGACCAGGCATGCTC
Coding sequences within it:
- a CDS encoding 4Fe-4S dicluster domain-containing protein, which produces MDVNLKVKFCGVNLVNPFIVSQVPPNGELETIKSQLAAGWGGVLLRSASLNVDPKKQTAAKMRQNAPLYRGVDYEEKRAIDLGWIEPEVPMTVEEAESVIGILKEEYPDRTVIGSMVGRSRDEWLKVSRRLSQAGADIIECDFSIPAEEENPVGPRIADDIRLMEKAARYVRGGARNTPIMFKIPGMLDEKEQVVDVLKAADAEGINLFYEPKGVPGINLTNFVPFPNVGAKSTLSVMGGSGTKPYTLGVLAEWGKINKGLDVSALGGAYDWRDCVEYILMGARLIQFHGAVLQRGVRLVDDLHSGVGDYLNEKMVSSLDKLVGKSLPFFTTPDKLPRSGRVVAAIDDKVCIRCGICYQACENLGYHAISLNNQRKPSIDKKNCMGDGLCVASCPVFNCMSLRRVSSK
- a CDS encoding TIGR01212 family radical SAM protein, translated to MPANPHSEKRYRTFSAYLHDIFGCRVHKIGLDAGFTCPNRDGTCGTGGCSYCENESFSHYTSRKDAPPPLETQLRDGIAHMGRRFEAEKFIAYFQAYSNTHAPLESLKSTYDVILEFPEIVGLFISTRPDCTGEDVLDLVASYRDRHLTWLELGLQSASDRTLRKINRGHTVADFASAVERARSRGLPVCAHVILGLPGEGREQMMATAKLLASSGVESVKLHCLHVMEATALAESWRTGEVKLLEQEEYVGLVCDFLERLPPEVVVQRLAVDIQGNRLLGPRWCGGGKRETVRMIDQELERRDTRQGALLG